Proteins encoded together in one Merismopedia glauca CCAP 1448/3 window:
- a CDS encoding transposase gives MLWFPIIKAIINRQFKIGSQLIVALDGTKWKERNVLMVSVIIQNRGWPVFWCLLEKKGSSNLQQQQQVLRPVIRLLKMYKLVIIGDREFHSIELASWLKQMKVSFVLRQKSDTTFRQKL, from the coding sequence TTGCTATGGTTTCCCATCATTAAAGCCATCATCAATCGCCAATTTAAAATTGGGTCACAACTAATTGTTGCCCTTGATGGAACTAAATGGAAGGAGCGTAATGTTTTAATGGTTAGTGTCATTATTCAAAACCGAGGTTGGCCCGTATTTTGGTGCTTACTGGAAAAAAAGGGTAGCAGCAATCTACAACAACAACAACAAGTTTTACGCCCTGTTATCCGACTTTTAAAAATGTATAAACTAGTGATAATCGGGGATAGAGAATTCCACAGCATTGAACTGGCAAGCTGGCTGAAGCAAATGAAGGTGAGCTTTGTACTTCGACAGAAAAGCGACACCACATTTCGACAAAAGCTATGA